Within Myxococcales bacterium, the genomic segment GATCCAACCCGTGCCGAGGCCCGCCACTCCCAAACCGGCCAGCCCAGCGCCAAGCCATATAGGGCCTATGTCATCGTTCTTCTCCACTTCGGACGGCATATCGAGCGAAGCGGGATGCCAGGGCTTGGCCTCGATGGGCCGGGCCGAGCTCAAATCGACGGACCGCTCACTGATCAGCTCGTTGATGGCCGTGCTTGCGGCATCCCAGGCGAAGCCATCGCCCTTCGGGGTGAGGCGCAGCCAGACTGAGGCTACGATTTGGTTGCGCGCCGGGACGAAACGGTCGATGCGCACCCGCCGCTCGCCCAGGGGAGCGACGACAAAGACCTCGCTTGCGTTGGCCGCATCGGCGAGTTTGTGAAGGTCCGCGGTCAAACGCGTGCTCATGATGCCCGGTGTGGCGTAATGGAGGCCGAGCTCACCATCGTCGGTGGAGAAGGCGCGATCGAAGACGCTGTCGATGACGACGCGCAAAGAATCGGCGCCCAAATGGACGCGGTGCACTCGACTCGCGCCCGACACGGGACACTCAAGTTGCGTCCAGTAGGAGCCGCCGGGCAACGGGCCACTTTGAAAGGGCGTCTGTCCGTAGCGCCGGCCGTTGAGAAAGACCGCACAGTTTGACTCGGTGCTGTTGATGGACAACGTGCCGTGCTTTTGCGCGTGCAAGTCGCTGTCCGCCTTCATGATCAACGACACCACCTCTGGGGGATGAAGATGCGTGCTAGGTCGAGCATCCGGCACGAGACGTCGGCACTTGAGCGCGTAGCGGTATGCCTCATCGATCTTGCCGTCGTAATGAAGGGCCCTTACCTCAAGCAAACAAATGTCAAATATGCGGGCTGCGTCTTCGTCGCGACGGTTGGTGCCATCGAGCAGCGTGTCGAGCGGGTTGAGGCAGGCTTCGACCGTTTGCTGCGTGCGTTTGGCTTGGCCGTCCACAATGTAGTTCAAGGCGCCGTCCCAACATTGCTGGAGGGTGTGACGCTGTTTGTCGTCCATCTGAAACATGGGCCGGGAGAAGTTGTTTTCAAACCAACTTGTGGCCTCGCGCCCGGTGTAGACCGGAAAGCCAATCGCCGTCATCGTGTCTTCAAGCGAGCGCGTCGCGCCTACGGCATCTTCGCGCGCTTGCGGAGATCCGGTAGCCATCACCAGTAGCCACCTGGGGGAAGAATCGCCGGCCATGGCGGAAAGGCTCGTGCCCATGACGGTCAAAAACACCGCATACCCCCGCCAATGCCTCAATGGATGCCGCCACACCGAGGGCGAAGGTAGCAAACAATACACAGGTCTCCAAGGATTCTATGCGCCTCGTACACCAAGCGGGTGGGGCGAGGATGTGTCTCGAGTGCTTCTTTGCTCTCTCGCCTAGAGGAAGTGTGCGACGTCAGTCACCCCGCTAAGGCGTTTCACGCGCGCGGTGAGCGGTGAACGCTAGGGGCCCCCGCCACCACCGCCCCCAGCACCGCCTCCCGAGCCACCCCCGGAGCCGCCTCCTGATCCAGCGCCGACTGAGGGGCCGCCACCTGATCCGCTACCCGTCGAGGGGCCGCTTCCGGTCGACGGACCGGCACCCTGCCCGGTGCCCACTGAGGGGCTACCGATGCCGGACTGGCTGCCCGTTCCAGGCGTATGCACCGAGGTTTCCGGTTGATTGGTCCGGCCGCGGGGCCCTTTGGCGGAGCTACCGGTCGCAGCACCGTTGCCGCCTGCAGCGCCGGCTGCTCCGGCATTGCTCCTTTTGTCGGGAGTGGGTTCTTCGGCGATTTCGTCGAGGGAACTCAACTCCGCCTCGTCTTGCGCCTCCGCCACTTGCTCGGTCGTTGCGGGTTTGTAACCCTCGTAGGGATGCGAATGAGCGCACCCCACGAGCGCCACGCCGCCAAATCCTACCCCAAGCCACACATAGGGATGCCATCGAGACGTCATACAAACCCTCCACTTCGTTACGGCCATCGATGCACAACACGTGCCAGGCGCAACCCACTGAAGTTATTATTAAAAACGCGTGCTATTTCACCCCAGTGTGGCAAACTGCCACAGTTACGCCTGAATCTCGCGCGCGGAAGGGTAGCTTCTGTAGGAGCCTTAAGGCCGTTGCTGAAAGCCGAATATGAGGTAGCCCCTGCCTTTCAGCGCAACATTCGGCGGCGCTGTAAGAGCAGGCGGCCAACCGTGCCGCGTCTCGAGCCTACCACGCTCATGCCACGGCCACCCGGTCTCTGCCCGCATGTTTGGCGCGATAGAGCGCATCGTCTGCGGCTTGAATCAACGTCTCGGCACTCATCCCGTGTATCGGATAAGTCGCAAGACCGATGGATGCGGTGACGCGACCGACGGAGCGGCCGATGTGCTGTAGATCTAGGGTGTGGAGTGCGGCTCTGAGTTGCTCGGCCTTCTGTTGCGCATGCATAACGCCCGAGCCAGGCAGAAGGATGAGAAACTCTTCGCCTCCCATGCGACTGGCAATGTCGCTGCCGCGGGTCTGTGCGTTCAAGATACCGCCAAGGCTACGGAGCACATGATCGCCCGCAGCGTGCCCGAACCTGTCGTTGAAGTCTTTGAAGTGATCCACGTCCAACATGAGCACGCTAAGCTCGGACTGCTCGCGTTCTGCGCGACGTATCTCGCGGTCGAGCGTCTCTTCGGTGTAGCGGCGGTTGAAAAGGCCCGTAAGCGGATCGCGGATGGACTGGTTTCTGAGCGTTTCGCGTAACCGCAGGTTGGCGAGCGCCATGCTGAATTGCTCGCCCACAACGGTGGCGCGGCGCACGATCTCGGGAGGCATTTGGCCGCGGGACACGAGGTGAAAAATCCCCAAGAGTTCGCCGTGAGCCACGAGAGGCAAACACAGGCTGCTGTAACCGCTGATCGGCTGGGTGATGTGCTTACACAGCACATGCACGCCGCCTGCTTCATACATGTGGGGCTGCCCTCGCCTGAGCGACCAGCATTCCTCAGGCCGAAAGGACAGACTGCTCGAAAGTGTTGGGGCATCTCCCCACTGGACTTGGCTCTCGACGATGTTCTTCGATGCATGAATGAGGCACATGGCTCCCGACTGTTCTTGGAAGAAATGCGGGCCGAGCTGCGTCATCACCTCGTACGATTCCTCGACCGTGCGGCAGGCCTGAAGCATCTCACCCATTTCAAGCAGAAAGGTGATTTCCCTCACACGGGTCTCTTCAGTGCGCCTACGCTCCGTGACATCTCTAGAGATGCCGATGAGACCAATCACTTCTTTGTGAGGGCCGCGATAGGGCGCTTTCATCGACAAGTATACGCGCGTCACACCATCG encodes:
- a CDS encoding PEGA domain-containing protein codes for the protein MWRHPLRHWRGYAVFLTVMGTSLSAMAGDSSPRWLLVMATGSPQAREDAVGATRSLEDTMTAIGFPVYTGREATSWFENNFSRPMFQMDDKQRHTLQQCWDGALNYIVDGQAKRTQQTVEACLNPLDTLLDGTNRRDEDAARIFDICLLEVRALHYDGKIDEAYRYALKCRRLVPDARPSTHLHPPEVVSLIMKADSDLHAQKHGTLSINSTESNCAVFLNGRRYGQTPFQSGPLPGGSYWTQLECPVSGASRVHRVHLGADSLRVVIDSVFDRAFSTDDGELGLHYATPGIMSTRLTADLHKLADAANASEVFVVAPLGERRVRIDRFVPARNQIVASVWLRLTPKGDGFAWDAASTAINELISERSVDLSSARPIEAKPWHPASLDMPSEVEKNDDIGPIWLGAGLAGLGVAGLGTGWILRQHYVDASGEGGTRGWHWLFGGLGALSLSASWHFWLPAQPGVPWWAWLAGGIGLTGAALGTIAALVPSECTVRGTQSGQCFHEKINSGLGDMVLLTSLPLVGIPVTYLLREVMGDSSQVAASTQVSAHGFSFGFLMRN
- a CDS encoding diguanylate cyclase — protein: MRFPNERVIPIVGLSIAILALLGIGVFSYKNIRKHTTDARRVVHTLSVINELEGILTGVAEAESSLRGFALSHDPRFLRTHGPALRDISQSFKRVRVLLRHDSVHKTALDALEAKLDARLATFKAHLRSVYEHPTEDITVPIQALTLTSQIRTLIREMSNIETHRLKTHSLRTAQQSERTTLTLGFGTLASIVLLLVAFARLNSEIRWRALVQHDLNEKKNLLEAIIGGTSDTIYIKDLQGKYLLINSAGAQALGKAPMDIIGKDDRELMSAETARAVMAQDFTVMHSAEPQTVEETVRVDGVTRVYLSMKAPYRGPHKEVIGLIGISRDVTERRRTEETRVREITFLLEMGEMLQACRTVEESYEVMTQLGPHFFQEQSGAMCLIHASKNIVESQVQWGDAPTLSSSLSFRPEECWSLRRGQPHMYEAGGVHVLCKHITQPISGYSSLCLPLVAHGELLGIFHLVSRGQMPPEIVRRATVVGEQFSMALANLRLRETLRNQSIRDPLTGLFNRRYTEETLDREIRRAEREQSELSVLMLDVDHFKDFNDRFGHAAGDHVLRSLGGILNAQTRGSDIASRMGGEEFLILLPGSGVMHAQQKAEQLRAALHTLDLQHIGRSVGRVTASIGLATYPIHGMSAETLIQAADDALYRAKHAGRDRVAVA